The DNA segment TGTCGCAAAGAACCATATTGATCTTTCATTAAAAAGAGTAAATGAACATCAAAAACGAGAAAAAATCCAAGAATGGAAGAACACTCAGAAAGCGCTTAAACTTTTTGAAATGGTTGCAGCAGCGATTGGTAAAACCGTTGATCAATGTTATAAAGAATTCGGAGATGATTTAGTAAAAAAATTTGGTTCTTTGTATAGTGCATTTGAAGAATGTGCGTATGATGCTTCTGTTCTAAAAAACGAAGGATTTACTGGAGAATGGACGAAGGCATTTGAAAAAATTGCAAAAGATAATATTTCTATCCCGTGGGTAGAAATTAAAGGAATGATCTATATCTCATCTTTCAGACCAGATGCAATAAATCATATTAAAGAGGCATTGCTGCTTGCTGAAAAAAGCGAGTTTGAGGATGTTACTATCGAGATTAAATATATTGGAGCACCGCGGTATCTCATTTCTGTGAAAGCGCCTGATTATAAAATTGCTGAGGATCAAATGAAAAAAGCGGTTGAACGCGCAAGTGCGTATATGAAAAAGCATAAAGGTGAATGTGAGTTTAAACGAGAGATTGAGAGTTAAATGAACCGAATTCATTATTGTCAACGCTGTAAAACATACACGTTACAGCCAACTTGCACTAGGTGTATGCAAAAAACAATTTTTCCACAGCCCGCTCGTTTTTCCCCCCAGGATAATTATGGAAAATATCGACGGGAATTAAAAAAAATCATAAAAGGATGATTGTATGGAAACAGTTATTGTTCGATATGTTGATAAAAAACCAAAACTGAAAAATCCGATTCTTATTGAAGGATTACCAGGTATCGGAAATGTTGGAAAACTTGCTGTTGAGCATCTCATTGAAATAACGCATGCAAAAAAATTTGCAGAGTTATATAGCAAGGATTTTCCCCCGCAGGTTTTTATTAATGCAGATGGCACGATCAAGCTTGTTAATAACGAGTTTTATTTTCTTAAAGCACAGAAACGAAATCAGCAGGATCTCATCTTTCTTACAGGTGATTATCAGGGTCTTTCTGCACAAGGTCAGTATGAACTAGCAAATACTATCCTTGATATCGCTGAAGACCTCGGAGTTAAATTTATTTTTACACTTGGAGGATATGGTTTAGGTCATGATATTAAAGAGCCAAAGGTTCTCTTTGCTGCAACTGATAAAAAGTTTGTAAAAACCATGAAACAATACGGTGCTGTATTCCGGAAAAATGAACCTGGCGGTGGTATCATCGGTGCCAGTGGTCTTCTTTTAGGTCTTGGACGACTTCGTGGTTTTGAAGGAACCTGTTTTATGGGTGAAACCCCCGGGTATCTTGTTGATCCTAAAAGTGCGAAGGCGGTATTAAAAATATTAATAAAAATAACTAATCTTGATGTCGATCTTTCACGACTTGAAGAAAAAGCAAAAGAGATTGAATATATCGCTCAGCAGCTTTCTGAAATGGAAACAATTGGAAAAGAAAAACCAGACGATATCAGGTATATCGGCTAAATCATTTTTAGATGATGCGATACCAAAATTCTTTAAATATCTACGGAATGCTGTATGTCCATGCAGTATGCCTTTGATCGTTGTAAACAATATATTCTTGAACAACTTCAGAGTATTCTTCCTAATTTTCCAGGAGAATTAAGGTTAGAGATCCCTCCAGATGAAACCTTTGGAGATTTTTCTTTTCCCTGTTTTCAACTCACATCGTTTCTAAAAAAACCTCCCCAGGTAATTGCAGGTGATCTTTCAGCAAAGATCAAAAAAAATATTCTTCTTGCTGACATTCAGGTTAAAGGTCCGTATATCAACTTTTTCATTAATACTGACTTCCTCGTATCAGAAACGTTGCACTCTATACTTTCATTACAAAAAACATACGGACATTTAAAGAAAAAAAATCTTAAAGTGATCATTGAGCATACCTCAGCAAATCCGAATGGTCCGTTGCATGTTGGCCGAGCTCGAAATCCGATTATCGGTGATACCCTTGTGCGAATTTTCAAAGCAGCTGGATATTCGGTTCAATCTCAGTTTTATCTTGATGATATGGGTAAGCAAGTCGCAATTCTCACGTGGGGTGTTCAACATCTTGATAAAAAAGACATCCAACAACCGTTCTATGATAAACCAGATCATATCTCGGTTAGTTATTATCAAGCTGCGTATAAAAAAATGCAGGAAGATGAAAATGTTTCAGAGGCCATTCATGAATTAATGAAAAAAGCTGAGCAGGGAGATAAACAGATTTTAGAATTAGCAAAGCAAGCATATACTCCTGTGTTAGAAGGTATTCAAAAGAGTTTGAAACGTATCAAT comes from the Candidatus Thermoplasmatota archaeon genome and includes:
- a CDS encoding RNA-protein complex protein Nop10 → MNRIHYCQRCKTYTLQPTCTRCMQKTIFPQPARFSPQDNYGKYRRELKKIIKG
- a CDS encoding translation initiation factor IF-2 subunit alpha — translated: MLKKEYPEEGELVVGTVLQVQNFGAFVSLDEYPNREGFIHISEIASGWVKRIRNHVREKQKVVCRVQHVDVAKNHIDLSLKRVNEHQKREKIQEWKNTQKALKLFEMVAAAIGKTVDQCYKEFGDDLVKKFGSLYSAFEECAYDASVLKNEGFTGEWTKAFEKIAKDNISIPWVEIKGMIYISSFRPDAINHIKEALLLAEKSEFEDVTIEIKYIGAPRYLISVKAPDYKIAEDQMKKAVERASAYMKKHKGECEFKREIES
- a CDS encoding proteasome assembly chaperone family protein, translated to METVIVRYVDKKPKLKNPILIEGLPGIGNVGKLAVEHLIEITHAKKFAELYSKDFPPQVFINADGTIKLVNNEFYFLKAQKRNQQDLIFLTGDYQGLSAQGQYELANTILDIAEDLGVKFIFTLGGYGLGHDIKEPKVLFAATDKKFVKTMKQYGAVFRKNEPGGGIIGASGLLLGLGRLRGFEGTCFMGETPGYLVDPKSAKAVLKILIKITNLDVDLSRLEEKAKEIEYIAQQLSEMETIGKEKPDDIRYIG